A DNA window from Anastrepha ludens isolate Willacy chromosome 6, idAnaLude1.1, whole genome shotgun sequence contains the following coding sequences:
- the LOC128868506 gene encoding peflin: MSYGGGHPGGYNPYAAPPGAFSPQNAQVSPQAQQWFNMVDRDRSGKICSTELKAALVNGRGENFSDNACKLMISMFDKDASGTIDVYEFEKLYEYINQWLMVFKTYDRDGSGHIDENELAQAFTQMGFRFTPEFINFLVKKSDPREHKEISVDQFIVLCVQIQRFTEAFRQRDSQQNGTITIGFEDFLSIAIGCSY, translated from the exons ATGTCATATGGT GGCGGACATCCTGGGGGCTACAATCCATATGCCGCCCCTCCGGGTGCCTTTTCACCACAAAATGCTCAAGTTTCTCCACAGGCGCAACAGTGGTTCAATATGGTCGATCGCGATCGTTCCGGCAAGATATGTTCCACTGAGTTGAAGGCAGCTTTGGTGAATGGGCGAGGAGAAAACTTTTCGGACAATGCTTGCAAACTAATGATTA GCATGTTCGACAAGGATGCTAGTGGCACTATTGATGTCTATGAATTCGAAAAGCTTTATGAATATATAAATCAGTGGTTAATGGTATTTAAAACCTATGATCGAGATGGGAGCGGCCATATTGACGAAAATGAGCTGGCGCAAG cgTTTACTCAAATGGGCTTCAGATTCACGCCggaatttataaactttttggtcaaaaagAGTGATCCCAGGGAGCATAAAGAAATTTCCGTTGATCAATTTATCGTTCTTTGTGTGCAAATTCAACGTTTTACTGAGGCATTTCGGCAACGGGACTCGCAGCAAAATGGCACTATTACAATAGGATTTGAGGATTTTCTAAGTATTGCCATTGGATGCTCATACTAA